In one window of Hymenobacter nivis DNA:
- a CDS encoding basic secretory protein-like protein — MMARFLVWLEQHGHPKIVTALDAAARNRIYSPEIWQQQTGQTLDELWAAYAANPAVQLTYR; from the coding sequence ATCATGGCCCGCTTCCTGGTCTGGCTGGAGCAGCACGGGCACCCCAAAATAGTGACCGCGCTGGACGCGGCCGCCCGCAACCGCATCTACTCGCCGGAAATCTGGCAGCAGCAAACCGGCCAAACCCTTGACGAGCTGTGGGCGGCTTACGCGGCTAATCCGGCCGTGCAGCTCACGTACCGGTAA
- a CDS encoding basic secretory protein-like protein — protein sequence MKPLILLLVAAGVGRPATGAAQGAPVAKPGAGYVAKDSLTKGSYTLVFVSKDSAFSPVTKQRMMDTFFAVYPREAKRFNPRTLKKITFVVDPAYDGVAATGNGVATYNPAWLLKHPEDLGVVTHEVMHVVQAYPNGSCPGWLTEGIADYVRYAYGVNNVRGDGSYPTTRPGKTTPTATASWPASWSGWSSTGTPK from the coding sequence ATGAAACCACTTATTTTGCTCCTCGTGGCCGCTGGCGTGGGCCGGCCCGCAACGGGCGCGGCCCAGGGGGCCCCGGTGGCCAAACCCGGGGCCGGCTATGTGGCGAAGGATTCGCTGACGAAGGGCAGCTACACGCTGGTGTTCGTGTCGAAGGACTCCGCGTTTTCGCCCGTTACTAAGCAGCGAATGATGGACACGTTTTTCGCCGTATACCCGCGGGAAGCCAAGCGCTTCAACCCCCGCACGCTCAAGAAAATCACCTTCGTGGTGGACCCCGCCTACGACGGGGTGGCCGCCACCGGCAACGGCGTGGCCACTTATAACCCCGCGTGGCTGCTCAAGCACCCCGAAGACCTGGGCGTGGTGACGCACGAGGTGATGCACGTAGTGCAAGCCTACCCCAACGGGTCTTGCCCCGGCTGGCTCACGGAGGGCATTGCCGACTACGTGCGCTACGCCTACGGCGTGAACAACGTGCGGGGCGACGGAAGCTACCCAACTACAAGGCCGGGCAAAACTACACCAACAGCTACCGCATCATGGCCCGCTTCCTGGTCTGGCTGGAGCAGCACGGGCACCCCAAAATAG
- a CDS encoding RagB/SusD family nutrient uptake outer membrane protein: MFSNIQRFIRPAAFSVALLAATGCKNFLDVDSRSNLRPDDYYTTAGQAQSAIDGLYDNLRLVQDGTGYGEAIWITLDLMPGHATTLGQSFNNGQLLLQSIDPANPFFSDVWNSAYNGIGSANLAITRIPAISMDEAKKKSLLGEAYFIRAYLYSLLAQLYGDVPLLTNPVTGPGPDLYPARSPVADVYKLIISDLQLAEAAGLPVVDRSGRISQSAAQSLLASVYLTTAGYPMQIKENYQKAADEAAKVIDAGNYPLFDNYLYLHDNPHKNQGELILQAQYANGIATNGLSSQVVPYFSGISAYGDETGSLIPTDGFFNSYEAGDLRTQEQQFYFSQYPSFKNPAAGIVKFNAHALYKYFQLESALNRNYGSDENWTLLRMPEVMLIFAEATNEAGAASAKAYAQVNAIRTRAKLPNLTPGLSQEQFRQAVWKERYHELAYENKAYFDIQRTRKTYDVVNNKFVDVVGFKAEVGPPFQAKYLLWGLPSAEISNNNKLVQNPGW, translated from the coding sequence ATGTTTTCTAACATCCAACGTTTTATCCGGCCCGCCGCTTTTAGCGTGGCGCTGCTGGCGGCTACCGGTTGCAAAAATTTTCTGGACGTGGACAGCCGCTCCAACCTCCGGCCCGACGACTACTACACCACGGCCGGCCAAGCCCAGTCGGCCATAGACGGCCTCTACGATAACCTACGCCTGGTGCAGGACGGTACCGGCTACGGCGAGGCCATCTGGATAACCCTGGACCTGATGCCGGGGCACGCCACTACCCTGGGCCAGAGCTTCAACAACGGGCAGCTGCTGCTCCAGAGCATTGACCCGGCCAACCCGTTCTTTTCCGACGTCTGGAACAGCGCCTACAACGGCATTGGATCGGCTAACCTGGCCATTACGCGCATCCCGGCCATCAGCATGGACGAGGCCAAGAAGAAGTCTTTGCTAGGCGAGGCGTACTTCATCCGGGCCTACCTCTACAGCCTGCTGGCCCAGCTCTACGGCGACGTGCCCCTGCTGACGAACCCCGTAACGGGCCCCGGCCCCGACCTCTACCCCGCCCGCAGCCCGGTGGCCGATGTGTATAAGCTCATCATCAGCGATTTGCAGCTGGCCGAAGCGGCCGGCTTACCCGTGGTGGACCGCAGCGGGCGTATCTCGCAGTCGGCGGCGCAGTCGCTGCTGGCCAGCGTGTACCTGACCACGGCCGGCTACCCGATGCAAATCAAGGAGAACTACCAGAAAGCCGCCGATGAGGCCGCCAAGGTAATTGACGCCGGTAACTACCCGCTGTTCGACAACTACCTCTATTTACACGACAATCCGCACAAAAACCAGGGCGAATTGATATTGCAGGCGCAGTACGCCAATGGCATCGCCACCAACGGCCTCAGCTCGCAAGTTGTGCCTTACTTCTCGGGTATTTCGGCCTATGGCGACGAAACAGGCTCCCTGATTCCGACCGATGGTTTCTTTAATAGCTACGAAGCCGGCGACCTGCGGACGCAGGAGCAGCAGTTCTACTTCTCGCAGTACCCCTCCTTCAAGAACCCCGCGGCGGGCATCGTCAAGTTCAACGCCCACGCGCTCTACAAGTACTTTCAGCTGGAAAGCGCCCTGAACAGGAACTACGGAAGCGACGAGAACTGGACCCTGCTGCGGATGCCGGAGGTGATGCTCATCTTCGCCGAAGCCACCAACGAAGCGGGCGCGGCCAGTGCCAAAGCCTATGCCCAGGTGAACGCCATCCGGACGCGCGCTAAGCTGCCCAACCTCACCCCCGGCCTCAGCCAGGAGCAGTTTCGGCAAGCCGTGTGGAAGGAGCGCTACCACGAGCTGGCCTACGAAAACAAGGCATACTTCGACATTCAGCGCACCCGCAAAACCTACGACGTGGTAAATAATAAATTCGTAGATGTGGTGGGCTTCAAGGCGGAAGTCGGACCGCCCTTCCAGGCAAAATACCTGCTCTGGGGCCTGCCTTCGGCCGAAATCAGCAACAACAACAAGCTGGTGCAAAACCCCGGCTGGTAA
- a CDS encoding SusC/RagA family TonB-linked outer membrane protein: MQTFLLNSNWCRASLLAVGASVAVPAARAAAHGAPIFRYVDSTVKGQITDDKGSPLPGATVVVKGSVGVGVSADADGRFTLTLPTGNETLVISSVGYVAQEIALGGRTTLSVKLVTDNKALDEVVVVGYGTQKRSDLTGAVGSVTAKELTERPVINVGQGLQGRVAGVSVALNSGQPGAGNPVIRIRGYGSINAGNNPLIVVDGVFWTSGINSINPNDIANIEVLKDASATAIYGSQGSNGVIIITTKRGKEGSQVSYDAFVSVSHIARKLSVLDAKGFLATEDLGYQNVQKFDPAGWAAGKYVNKNPMIKRRALANPNDPHRLFDENLNPLYDTDWQDATTQTGVTQNHNLSFSGGNDKLTYGLYLNYANAQGTIINTYQKRYNARLVIDNQVQKWLKVGATINYSNINESIGNDFTGGNNIPRMMIEMPSIFPTKYLDGTYAKRQDYPDMESGDNPVAIAQQDQELRSRQIFSGNGYASFTILPSLNFRSVLGTTIESRNDPSFASTLIQLRGQQGYASLNTFNSTALQWQNYLTFNKQISENGTLNVVAGVDARRFNSLSNGASTTLLVDNAYNYYNLGVGSTPNPPSSDYQADQFFSLFARANYNYKNRYLLTGTIRRDGSSRFGADNKSAVFPSAAVAWRISEEDFLKDNSIISDLKLRFGYGRTGNSGPDFGNYVSQSFLGTSSYVFNGNRTNGIAINSLGNPTLKWETADQFDLGLNVGLLQNRITLEADIYQRTTNNLLLNAPVPRSSGYGSIPSNIGSVRNRGLELALNTVNVQTTDFTWNTTFNISFLQNRILALGAANDDIFPGPNFLNQTNVLRVGQPVGSFFGLERLGTWSTAEADQALKYNRLPGDLKFKDQNGDGQINDQDRVLLGKNIPTGFGTFINNFRYKNFDLLVDLQFTYGNSVMNLTEHSAQDRTGQANSYTRALTDAWTPDNQNTSIAQVRPSYLSYDTRIDSYKVENGSFIRGRNASFGYNFNNALTKRAGLTRLRVYVAAQNYFLITKYFGYDPETSTFNNAFSQGIQFFDYPKARSFTAGLNVSF; encoded by the coding sequence ATGCAAACTTTTTTATTAAACAGTAACTGGTGCCGGGCATCGCTGCTCGCGGTAGGAGCATCGGTGGCAGTGCCTGCCGCGCGGGCCGCAGCGCATGGGGCCCCCATCTTCCGCTACGTCGACTCGACGGTGAAAGGGCAGATAACAGACGACAAGGGCAGCCCACTGCCGGGGGCTACAGTGGTGGTAAAAGGGTCGGTGGGCGTGGGCGTCAGCGCCGATGCCGACGGCCGGTTTACGCTGACCCTGCCCACGGGCAACGAAACGCTGGTGATTTCTTCGGTGGGCTACGTAGCCCAGGAAATTGCCCTCGGCGGCCGCACTACCTTATCGGTGAAGCTGGTAACGGATAACAAGGCCCTGGACGAGGTAGTGGTGGTGGGCTACGGCACCCAGAAGCGCTCGGACCTGACCGGCGCCGTGGGCAGTGTAACGGCCAAAGAGCTGACCGAGCGCCCGGTGATCAACGTCGGGCAGGGTTTGCAAGGCCGGGTAGCGGGCGTGAGTGTGGCACTGAACTCAGGCCAGCCCGGCGCCGGTAACCCAGTGATTCGCATCCGGGGCTACGGCTCCATCAACGCGGGTAACAACCCGCTCATCGTAGTTGACGGCGTATTTTGGACTTCGGGCATCAACAGCATCAACCCCAATGACATTGCCAACATCGAGGTGCTTAAAGACGCTTCGGCCACGGCCATTTACGGCTCGCAGGGCAGCAACGGGGTAATTATCATCACGACCAAGCGCGGCAAAGAAGGCTCGCAGGTGAGCTACGACGCCTTCGTGAGCGTCAGCCACATTGCCCGCAAGCTGTCGGTGCTCGATGCCAAGGGATTCCTGGCCACTGAGGACCTGGGCTACCAGAACGTGCAGAAATTTGACCCTGCTGGCTGGGCCGCTGGTAAGTACGTCAACAAGAACCCTATGATTAAGCGGCGGGCGCTGGCTAACCCCAACGACCCGCACCGCTTGTTCGACGAGAACCTGAACCCGCTTTACGACACCGACTGGCAGGATGCAACCACCCAAACCGGGGTGACGCAGAACCACAACCTGTCGTTTTCGGGTGGCAACGACAAGCTTACCTACGGCCTGTACCTGAACTACGCCAACGCGCAGGGCACCATTATCAACACTTACCAGAAGCGCTACAACGCCCGCCTGGTAATTGATAACCAAGTACAGAAGTGGTTAAAGGTGGGAGCTACGATCAACTATTCCAACATCAACGAGAGCATCGGCAACGACTTTACGGGGGGCAACAACATCCCGCGCATGATGATTGAGATGCCTTCCATCTTTCCCACCAAGTACCTGGACGGCACTTACGCCAAGCGCCAGGACTACCCCGACATGGAGAGCGGCGACAACCCGGTGGCGATTGCCCAGCAGGACCAGGAGCTGCGCAGCCGCCAGATATTCTCGGGCAATGGCTATGCTAGCTTTACCATTCTGCCGAGCCTGAATTTCCGCAGCGTACTGGGGACGACCATTGAATCGCGCAATGACCCATCGTTTGCCAGCACCTTGATCCAGTTGCGCGGGCAGCAGGGCTACGCCAGCCTCAACACGTTCAACTCCACGGCGCTACAATGGCAGAACTATTTGACGTTCAACAAGCAGATCAGCGAGAACGGTACGTTGAACGTGGTGGCCGGCGTGGACGCGCGGCGCTTCAATAGCCTCTCGAACGGGGCCAGCACGACGCTGCTCGTGGACAACGCTTACAATTACTACAACCTGGGCGTAGGCTCGACGCCCAACCCGCCCAGCTCTGATTACCAGGCCGACCAATTTTTCTCCCTCTTCGCCCGGGCCAACTACAACTACAAAAACCGCTACCTGCTGACCGGTACTATCCGCCGCGACGGCTCGTCGCGCTTTGGGGCCGATAACAAGAGCGCCGTGTTTCCGTCGGCAGCCGTGGCTTGGCGCATCTCGGAGGAAGATTTCCTCAAGGATAATTCGATTATCTCGGACCTGAAACTGCGCTTCGGCTACGGCCGCACCGGTAACAGTGGCCCTGACTTCGGCAACTACGTGTCGCAGAGCTTTTTGGGCACCAGCAGCTACGTGTTCAACGGCAATCGTACCAACGGCATTGCCATTAACTCACTGGGCAACCCGACCTTGAAGTGGGAAACGGCGGACCAGTTTGATCTGGGCCTGAACGTGGGCCTGCTGCAAAATCGCATCACCTTGGAGGCCGACATCTACCAGCGCACTACCAACAATTTGCTGCTCAACGCCCCGGTGCCGCGCAGCAGCGGCTACGGCAGCATCCCGAGCAACATCGGCAGCGTGCGCAACCGTGGCCTGGAACTGGCCCTGAACACGGTGAACGTGCAGACCACGGACTTTACCTGGAACACGACATTCAACATCTCCTTTTTGCAAAACCGCATCCTGGCCCTGGGCGCGGCCAATGACGATATCTTTCCCGGCCCAAACTTCCTGAACCAGACCAACGTGCTGCGCGTGGGCCAGCCGGTGGGCTCGTTCTTCGGCTTGGAGCGCCTGGGCACCTGGAGCACTGCGGAGGCTGACCAAGCCCTCAAGTATAACCGCCTGCCTGGCGACCTCAAGTTCAAGGACCAGAACGGCGATGGGCAAATCAACGACCAGGACCGGGTGCTGCTGGGCAAGAACATTCCGACCGGCTTCGGTACGTTCATCAACAACTTCCGCTACAAGAACTTCGATTTGCTGGTGGATTTGCAGTTCACCTACGGCAACAGCGTGATGAACCTGACCGAGCACTCGGCTCAGGACCGCACCGGCCAGGCCAACAGCTACACCCGCGCCCTGACCGATGCCTGGACTCCTGACAACCAGAACACGAGCATTGCCCAGGTGCGGCCGTCCTATCTCTCCTACGACACCCGGATTGACTCCTACAAGGTGGAGAACGGCTCCTTCATCCGGGGGCGCAACGCCTCGTTCGGCTACAACTTCAACAACGCCCTGACCAAGCGCGCCGGCCTGACCCGCTTGCGGGTGTACGTAGCGGCCCAAAACTACTTCCTCATCACGAAGTACTTCGGCTACGACCCCGAAACGTCCACCTTCAACAATGCCTTTTCGCAAGGGATTCAGTTCTTCGACTACCCCAAGGCGCGCAGCTTTACGGCCGGCCTGAATGTGTCTTTTTAA
- a CDS encoding GH92 family glycosyl hydrolase has product MTTSLPGRLRPACKRFAWLLGGLLAWATAAPAQSLTSFVDPMIGTGGHGHVFLGANVPFGAVQLGPQNIFKGWDWCSGYHYSDSLLIGFSHTHLSGTGGSDLGDVLVMPYTGPLKTDKGQQKAPHQGYLSRYAHKTETARPGYYAVTLADYGIRAELTATARVGMHRYTFPAGAPEAHVIIDLKEGISDKSTDTYIEQVDARTFVGYRFSTGWARDQRLYFAIKTSVPVPRFAIYNEAARLTGKKGQGVAIKGVFSFPKSPGTLQLKVGISPVSTENALANIAAEIPGWDFAKVQKAADAQWNQELAKITVETPDLVAKRIFYTSLYHAWFAPALFNDVNGDYCGTDKKVYPKAPFANYTTFSLWDTYRTEQSLFTLAQPERVGDMMQSMLAIGRQQGKLPIWHLMGNETNTMVGYSAVPALAEAYLKGTPGLDANEVLAQMIASSTRDDQGVQYLKTLGFIPADKEPESVAKALEYAIDDWSIAQVAKKMGRQDDYKTYSARALYYKKYFDPKTRFMRGLTTDGKFQLPFDPIQSIHRQNNYTEGNAWQYTWLVPHDVPGLIGLFGSDAAFVQKLDSLFVVQGNLGESASPDISGLIGMYAHGNEPSHATTYLYAYAGQQWKTAEKVRQVLREMYRDQPDGISGNEDCGQMSAWYIMSALGFYPVSPSSGAYVLGSPLMDRATIRLPQGKMFVINAKNNGPQNPYIQSVALNGKPYANSYVLHRDIVAGGTLELTMGPRPNTAFGTAAANRPKVVYE; this is encoded by the coding sequence ATGACCACTTCCCTCCCGGGCCGGCTCCGGCCCGCCTGCAAACGATTCGCCTGGCTGCTGGGTGGCCTGCTGGCTTGGGCCACCGCCGCTCCGGCCCAAAGCCTCACCTCCTTTGTGGACCCCATGATTGGCACGGGCGGGCACGGCCACGTTTTTCTCGGGGCCAACGTGCCCTTCGGGGCTGTGCAGCTAGGGCCCCAGAATATTTTCAAGGGTTGGGACTGGTGCTCGGGCTACCATTATTCCGATAGCCTGCTGATTGGGTTCTCGCACACCCACCTCAGCGGCACGGGGGGCTCCGACCTGGGCGACGTGCTAGTGATGCCCTACACGGGGCCCCTCAAAACCGACAAGGGCCAGCAAAAGGCACCGCACCAGGGCTACCTCTCGCGCTACGCGCACAAAACCGAAACGGCCCGGCCCGGCTACTACGCCGTGACCCTGGCCGACTACGGCATCCGCGCCGAGCTGACGGCCACGGCCCGGGTGGGGATGCACCGCTACACGTTCCCGGCCGGGGCCCCGGAGGCGCACGTCATCATCGACTTAAAAGAAGGCATCAGCGATAAGTCCACCGATACGTACATCGAGCAGGTGGACGCGCGCACGTTCGTGGGCTACCGCTTCTCGACGGGCTGGGCCCGCGACCAGCGGCTGTACTTCGCCATCAAAACGTCGGTGCCCGTACCGCGGTTTGCCATTTACAACGAAGCTGCGCGGCTGACGGGCAAAAAGGGCCAGGGCGTGGCCATCAAGGGTGTGTTCAGCTTTCCTAAGTCGCCGGGCACGTTGCAGCTAAAGGTGGGCATTTCGCCCGTTAGCACGGAAAATGCGCTAGCTAACATCGCGGCCGAGATTCCGGGCTGGGACTTTGCCAAAGTGCAAAAAGCCGCCGATGCGCAGTGGAACCAGGAGTTGGCTAAAATCACCGTCGAGACGCCCGACCTGGTGGCCAAGCGCATATTCTACACGTCGCTCTACCACGCCTGGTTCGCCCCGGCACTCTTCAACGACGTCAACGGCGACTACTGCGGCACCGACAAAAAAGTTTACCCCAAGGCCCCGTTCGCCAACTACACTACGTTTTCGCTCTGGGACACGTACCGCACCGAGCAGTCCCTCTTCACCCTGGCCCAGCCCGAGCGGGTGGGCGACATGATGCAGTCGATGCTGGCCATTGGGCGGCAGCAGGGCAAGCTGCCCATCTGGCACCTGATGGGGAACGAAACCAACACGATGGTGGGCTATAGCGCCGTACCGGCCCTCGCCGAGGCCTACCTGAAGGGCACGCCGGGCCTGGACGCCAACGAGGTGCTGGCCCAGATGATTGCCTCCAGCACCCGCGACGACCAGGGCGTGCAGTACCTGAAGACCCTGGGCTTCATTCCGGCCGACAAGGAGCCCGAATCGGTAGCCAAGGCCCTGGAATACGCCATCGACGACTGGAGCATTGCGCAGGTGGCCAAGAAAATGGGCCGCCAGGACGACTACAAAACATACAGTGCCCGGGCCCTCTACTATAAGAAGTACTTCGACCCGAAAACGCGCTTCATGCGCGGCCTCACCACCGACGGCAAGTTCCAGCTGCCCTTCGACCCCATCCAGTCCATCCACCGCCAGAACAACTACACCGAGGGCAACGCCTGGCAGTACACTTGGCTGGTGCCCCACGACGTGCCCGGCCTCATCGGCCTGTTCGGCAGCGACGCCGCGTTTGTGCAGAAGCTCGACAGCCTGTTTGTGGTGCAGGGCAACCTGGGCGAGAGCGCCTCGCCCGACATTTCGGGCCTGATTGGCATGTACGCCCACGGCAACGAGCCCAGCCATGCTACCACCTACCTCTACGCCTATGCCGGCCAGCAGTGGAAAACTGCCGAAAAGGTGCGCCAGGTGCTGCGCGAAATGTACCGCGACCAGCCCGACGGCATCAGCGGCAACGAGGACTGCGGGCAGATGTCGGCTTGGTACATCATGTCGGCTCTTGGGTTCTACCCCGTTAGCCCTAGCAGCGGGGCCTACGTGCTGGGCAGCCCCCTCATGGACCGCGCCACCATCCGGCTGCCGCAGGGCAAAATGTTCGTCATTAACGCTAAAAATAACGGGCCTCAGAACCCTTACATCCAATCGGTTGCCCTGAATGGCAAGCCATACGCCAATAGCTACGTGCTGCATCGCGACATCGTGGCCGGTGGCACGCTGGAGCTGACGATGGGGCCCCGACCGAACACGGCGTTCGGCACCGCGGCGGCCAACCGGCCGAAGGTGGTGTACGAGTAA